The following proteins come from a genomic window of Acinetobacter baumannii:
- the pobA gene encoding 4-hydroxybenzoate 3-monooxygenase: MDILKTQVAIIGSGPAGLLLGQLLYKAGIDHIIVEQRSAEYVASRIRAGILEQVSVDLLKQAGVDQNLKEKGLPHSGIEILTNGEKHRVDLAALTGGKQVTVYGQTEVTKDLMTAREAAQLTSYYEAQNVQVKDFYTAPKVEFEYQGKAFQIQCDFIAGCDGYHGVCRASVPEDKIKTFEKVYPFGWLGVLADVPPVADELIYVQSERGFALCSMRSETRSRYYLQVPLTDHVEDWSDEKFWDELKNRLDPESREKLVTGPSIEKSIAPLRSFVTEPMRFGKLFLAGDAAHIVPPTGAKGLNLAASDIAYLSSALIEYYAEGSEQGINEYSEKCLQRVWKAERFSWWMTHLLHRFETESEFDHKIKQAELSYVLGSIAGKTTLAENYVGLPYEIKQIDSFKHAS, encoded by the coding sequence ATGGATATTTTAAAGACACAGGTTGCAATTATTGGTTCTGGACCAGCAGGGTTATTGCTTGGGCAACTTCTATATAAAGCTGGAATTGATCATATTATTGTTGAGCAACGTAGTGCTGAATATGTGGCTTCACGGATTCGCGCAGGAATTTTAGAGCAAGTTTCGGTCGATTTACTTAAACAAGCAGGCGTTGACCAAAACTTAAAAGAAAAAGGATTACCACATTCGGGCATCGAAATCTTAACCAATGGTGAAAAGCATCGGGTTGATTTGGCAGCACTTACAGGTGGTAAACAAGTGACTGTATATGGCCAGACCGAAGTCACCAAAGATTTAATGACTGCGCGTGAAGCAGCACAGCTCACTTCATATTATGAAGCTCAAAATGTACAAGTAAAAGATTTCTACACTGCACCGAAAGTTGAGTTTGAGTACCAAGGTAAAGCTTTTCAAATTCAGTGTGACTTTATAGCAGGGTGTGATGGTTACCACGGTGTCTGCCGTGCCAGTGTCCCAGAAGACAAAATTAAAACCTTTGAAAAAGTTTATCCGTTTGGCTGGTTAGGGGTGTTGGCCGATGTTCCACCTGTAGCGGATGAACTCATTTACGTACAGTCAGAACGTGGATTTGCTTTATGTAGTATGCGTTCAGAAACGCGTAGCCGTTATTATTTACAAGTGCCTTTAACAGATCATGTAGAAGACTGGTCAGATGAAAAGTTCTGGGATGAGCTAAAAAACCGTCTAGACCCTGAAAGCCGTGAAAAGTTAGTGACAGGACCTTCTATTGAAAAAAGTATCGCGCCGTTACGTAGCTTTGTGACCGAACCAATGCGTTTCGGAAAACTATTTTTAGCAGGTGATGCTGCGCATATTGTTCCACCGACTGGAGCAAAAGGCTTAAATCTCGCTGCCTCTGATATTGCTTATTTATCAAGCGCACTCATTGAATATTATGCCGAAGGTTCCGAACAAGGGATAAATGAATACTCTGAAAAATGCCTACAACGCGTATGGAAAGCAGAGCGTTTTTCTTGGTGGATGACTCATTTATTGCATCGTTTTGAAACTGAAAGTGAGTTTGATCATAAGATTAAACAAGCCGAGTTAAGTTATGTGCTTGGCTCGATTGCAGGTAAAACCACATTGGCTGAAAACTATGTCGGTTTGCCTTATGAAATTAAGCAAATTGATAGTTTTAAGCACGCAAGCTAA
- a CDS encoding UTRA domain-containing protein, protein MEQDQARIPKYIPIRDAIAHDIESGVLEAHAKLPSERVLSEQFQTTRVAAREALLALETDGLIYRLDRRGWYVRSPRIIYHPQSTKNFNQFVIEQGYEPSTEVISSELTQATSWDAKHLKVEKGHPIYSVWRRRCINGRPVLVEHLRVNAELFPEFLTHDLKQSITLLMANQYNCHITRADINLYPTALSEQQVKALHVNVGALGLYICRSNRNEEGVITDVDQEYWLHDVLDLHFEARA, encoded by the coding sequence ATGGAACAGGACCAAGCACGCATACCTAAATATATTCCTATTCGCGATGCAATTGCCCATGATATTGAATCTGGCGTATTAGAAGCCCACGCAAAACTCCCTTCGGAAAGAGTGCTTTCTGAACAATTTCAAACCACTCGCGTGGCTGCACGTGAAGCTTTACTGGCTTTGGAAACTGATGGCCTGATTTATCGACTAGACCGCCGTGGTTGGTATGTTCGTTCTCCTCGTATTATTTATCACCCGCAATCGACAAAAAACTTTAATCAGTTTGTGATTGAACAAGGCTATGAACCTTCTACAGAAGTGATTTCGAGTGAACTGACTCAGGCCACTTCTTGGGATGCCAAGCATTTAAAAGTTGAAAAAGGGCATCCAATTTATTCAGTTTGGCGACGTCGTTGTATTAATGGTCGCCCTGTTTTGGTTGAGCATTTACGGGTAAATGCCGAGCTTTTTCCCGAGTTTTTAACTCATGATCTCAAGCAATCCATTACTTTACTGATGGCAAATCAATATAACTGCCATATCACCAGAGCTGATATTAATCTGTATCCAACAGCTTTATCGGAACAGCAGGTCAAAGCACTGCATGTGAATGTTGGCGCGCTTGGTTTATATATTTGTCGTAGCAACAGAAATGAAGAAGGTGTGATTACCGATGTTGACCAAGAATATTGGCTACATGATGTTTTAGATTTACATTTCGAAGCGCGAGCATAA
- a CDS encoding putative 2-aminoethylphosphonate ABC transporter substrate-binding protein — protein sequence MKQYVQQTIKLGTASVLGVVVTIQMGCSSATSKQSEEITVYTAVEADQLKQYQEELHKAYPELKVKWVRDSTGVITAKLLAEQKNPQADVVFGVALTSLLVMEKKDMLEPFKPEGVQNLKPEFVSQKTVPTWTSMDAWESAICVNKVELEKRKLPIPKTWKDLTNPIYKNLIVMPNPASSGTGYLDVTAWMQIWGEKQAWDYMQALDKNISQYPHSGSKPCKMAAQGEIPIGVSFGYPAFKLKAEGAPLEVVYPTEGLGWEMEASAIVKGTKKLSSAQKFINWSVSKAANEAYAHNFSMVAYKGIENTTMDFPKNLSQRLVKNDFYWAAEQRERILAEWSKRFEK from the coding sequence ATGAAACAGTATGTTCAACAGACAATTAAACTCGGTACTGCATCAGTTTTAGGTGTGGTAGTCACTATTCAAATGGGATGTTCATCAGCAACATCAAAACAATCAGAAGAAATTACAGTCTATACGGCAGTGGAAGCCGACCAACTTAAACAATACCAAGAAGAATTGCATAAAGCCTATCCTGAACTCAAAGTAAAATGGGTACGTGATTCAACTGGTGTAATCACTGCTAAACTTTTGGCAGAGCAGAAAAACCCACAAGCGGATGTGGTTTTTGGTGTGGCTTTAACTAGCTTACTGGTCATGGAAAAAAAAGACATGCTCGAGCCTTTCAAACCTGAAGGTGTGCAAAATTTAAAACCAGAATTTGTAAGCCAAAAAACTGTACCGACTTGGACGAGTATGGATGCATGGGAATCTGCAATTTGTGTCAATAAAGTCGAATTAGAAAAACGTAAGTTACCGATTCCAAAAACTTGGAAAGATTTAACCAACCCGATTTATAAAAACTTGATTGTGATGCCAAACCCAGCTTCGAGTGGCACAGGCTATTTAGATGTCACGGCTTGGATGCAGATTTGGGGCGAAAAGCAGGCATGGGACTATATGCAGGCTTTAGATAAAAACATTTCACAATATCCGCACTCTGGCTCAAAACCTTGCAAGATGGCTGCACAAGGCGAAATCCCAATTGGAGTTTCTTTCGGTTATCCGGCATTTAAATTAAAAGCAGAGGGTGCACCTTTAGAAGTGGTTTATCCAACTGAAGGTTTAGGCTGGGAAATGGAAGCCTCAGCAATTGTGAAAGGAACCAAAAAATTAAGCAGCGCACAGAAATTTATAAATTGGTCGGTAAGCAAAGCGGCAAACGAAGCCTATGCCCATAACTTTTCAATGGTGGCCTATAAAGGCATTGAAAATACCACTATGGACTTCCCGAAAAATCTTTCTCAAAGGCTCGTAAAAAATGATTTTTATTGGGCAGCCGAGCAGCGTGAACGTATTTTGGCTGAATGGTCAAAGCGTTTTGAAAAGTGA
- a CDS encoding ABC transporter ATP-binding protein: protein MQIPSSLQSSLLGQNQKGELAGHLLSTLTTYKYPEHSPSVLEVVDIQKKFQHFQVLTHINLDLKAGEFVSFLGPSGCGKTTLLRIIAGLEKPDYGKVIKKGTDITLLSAEKRHCGIVFQNYALFPNLNVEENIAFGLDKKKWDKAQRSQRVQQLLELIELPDIAKKYPNQLSGGQQQRVALARAIAPNPDILLLDEPLSALDAQVRLNLRQKIRSIQSQLNLPTIMVTHDQEEALSISDRVVVMNHGVIEQIDTPHNIYYKPQTQFVAKFIGTMNFLAATCSVVNQLEVLGFIPLNLEQQKLKAGQSYSIGFRPEAVELVDDFGSDKESLYLPVKVLSTEFLGAKRRLFCAIHIDGIEQAKHLLQIEIENTKFKSLQELMFIKVPNQLIHVFDEQGYALC from the coding sequence ATGCAAATTCCTTCGTCGTTGCAATCATCGCTGCTTGGACAAAACCAAAAGGGTGAGTTAGCAGGGCATTTATTGTCGACATTAACGACCTATAAATATCCTGAACATAGCCCTTCGGTTTTAGAAGTGGTGGATATCCAAAAAAAGTTCCAACACTTTCAGGTCCTAACGCATATTAATTTAGACCTGAAAGCTGGGGAGTTCGTGAGCTTTTTAGGGCCTTCAGGATGTGGTAAAACCACACTGCTACGCATAATTGCGGGTCTAGAAAAACCTGATTATGGAAAGGTTATAAAAAAGGGCACAGACATTACCTTGTTGAGTGCTGAAAAGCGTCACTGCGGCATTGTGTTTCAGAACTATGCGTTATTTCCAAACTTAAACGTTGAAGAAAATATTGCGTTTGGCTTAGACAAAAAAAAGTGGGATAAGGCACAGCGTAGCCAAAGGGTTCAGCAGTTATTAGAACTGATTGAATTACCCGATATTGCTAAAAAATATCCAAATCAATTGTCAGGCGGGCAGCAGCAACGTGTTGCGCTGGCTCGGGCAATTGCACCGAATCCTGATATTTTACTGCTCGATGAACCGCTTTCTGCACTTGATGCTCAGGTACGTCTAAACCTAAGACAGAAGATCCGTTCGATTCAATCGCAGCTTAATTTGCCAACTATTATGGTCACACACGACCAAGAAGAAGCATTAAGCATTTCTGATCGTGTTGTGGTAATGAATCATGGCGTTATTGAACAAATTGATACGCCGCATAATATTTATTACAAGCCACAAACCCAATTCGTTGCAAAGTTTATTGGCACCATGAACTTTTTGGCAGCCACTTGTTCGGTTGTTAATCAGCTCGAGGTTTTAGGTTTTATTCCTCTAAATTTGGAACAGCAAAAACTTAAAGCAGGGCAAAGCTACAGCATTGGTTTTAGACCCGAAGCCGTCGAGTTGGTTGATGATTTTGGTAGTGATAAAGAGTCATTGTATTTGCCAGTTAAAGTATTAAGCACTGAATTTTTGGGCGCCAAGCGTCGTTTGTTTTGCGCTATTCATATCGATGGAATTGAGCAGGCAAAACACCTGTTGCAAATTGAAATTGAAAATACCAAGTTCAAATCTTTGCAAGAACTCATGTTTATAAAAGTGCCTAATCAGCTCATTCATGTCTTTGACGAACAAGGGTACGCACTATGTTAA
- a CDS encoding putative 2-aminoethylphosphonate ABC transporter permease subunit encodes MLNEAASAVLKTQPRRKTAYSLRSNIALAMVAIALTLAIIAPLMMLFENAFFDENQNFVGLENFYNYFASPALLSSVFNSVWVACAATVITVLLASIYAFALTNVNMKGKGFFKVVAFLPILAPSLLPSLALVYLFGKQGVFKPLLGDIQIYGPIGILISYCFWLFPAILMLMMVSFRSVDQRLIEASLSLGKNIWKTHYHVTLPAIRYGLISASLVAFIYVLTDFGIPKVIGGSFNMMALDVYKQIIGQQNMSMGAVISILLLLPAVFVFIFDRIQSKRHARFQAFQAKPYVSASNKKLEVVLSIFCGLVSGAILLIIFTAVLASFIQSWPYDLSLTLAHYSFEYVDGGGWVAYFNSVRMALFSTVFGTALIFMVALLTERFKAHPLIKNYVQALVLLPLAVPGLVLGIAYILFFNQQSNPLNVLYGTMTILVISTIVHYYTVPHLTLTNAIKQIPLQLDQAAETLGTSKWKTFWKVYLPMCFPALCDVSVYVFVNAMTTVSAAIFLYSPDTSLAAVAVLNMDDAGDTVAAVAMSILILTTSCVVKLIHWLFTRKIMARSQQWRESAH; translated from the coding sequence ATGTTAAATGAAGCTGCTTCAGCGGTTTTAAAAACACAGCCGCGTCGAAAAACTGCATATTCATTAAGATCAAATATTGCTTTGGCTATGGTCGCAATCGCTTTGACTTTAGCGATTATTGCACCTTTAATGATGCTGTTTGAAAATGCATTTTTTGATGAAAATCAAAATTTTGTTGGCCTTGAAAATTTTTATAACTATTTTGCAAGTCCAGCTTTACTCAGCTCTGTATTTAACTCGGTGTGGGTTGCTTGTGCTGCCACTGTCATTACAGTGTTGCTTGCCAGTATTTATGCTTTTGCACTTACCAACGTCAATATGAAAGGCAAAGGCTTCTTTAAAGTGGTCGCTTTTTTACCCATTTTAGCGCCGTCACTTTTACCGTCTTTGGCATTGGTTTATTTATTTGGTAAGCAAGGTGTGTTTAAACCTTTGCTGGGCGATATACAAATTTATGGTCCAATCGGTATTTTAATCAGCTACTGCTTTTGGCTATTTCCAGCAATTTTGATGTTGATGATGGTGTCTTTTCGCAGTGTCGATCAGCGTTTAATTGAGGCATCTTTGTCACTGGGTAAAAATATCTGGAAGACGCATTACCATGTCACACTACCAGCAATTCGGTATGGACTCATCAGCGCAAGTCTGGTGGCTTTTATTTATGTGCTGACCGATTTCGGAATTCCGAAAGTCATTGGCGGTTCATTTAACATGATGGCGCTTGATGTCTATAAGCAGATTATTGGGCAGCAAAATATGAGCATGGGTGCGGTGATTTCCATCTTGTTATTGCTACCAGCAGTGTTTGTATTTATTTTCGATCGAATACAAAGCAAGCGGCATGCACGGTTTCAAGCCTTTCAGGCTAAACCTTATGTTTCAGCATCGAATAAAAAACTTGAAGTTGTTCTGAGCATATTTTGTGGATTAGTTTCAGGTGCGATTTTACTGATTATCTTTACGGCTGTGCTCGCATCTTTTATTCAGTCTTGGCCTTATGATTTGTCTTTGACCTTAGCACATTACAGTTTTGAATATGTCGATGGTGGCGGTTGGGTAGCGTACTTTAACTCGGTTCGCATGGCACTCTTTAGTACGGTTTTTGGAACGGCACTCATTTTTATGGTGGCACTATTAACCGAACGTTTTAAGGCACATCCACTCATTAAAAACTATGTGCAAGCTTTGGTTTTATTACCTCTTGCCGTACCGGGGCTGGTTCTAGGTATTGCTTATATTTTGTTTTTTAACCAGCAAAGTAACCCGTTAAATGTGCTGTATGGAACTATGACCATTTTGGTGATTTCAACCATTGTGCATTATTACACTGTGCCACATCTCACTTTAACCAATGCGATTAAACAGATTCCGCTACAGCTCGATCAGGCGGCGGAAACTCTAGGAACATCGAAGTGGAAAACCTTTTGGAAAGTGTATTTGCCAATGTGTTTTCCAGCGCTATGCGATGTATCGGTCTATGTTTTTGTTAATGCGATGACCACTGTGTCGGCTGCCATTTTCCTTTATTCACCAGACACTAGTTTAGCTGCGGTGGCCGTTTTAAATATGGATGATGCGGGAGACACGGTTGCCGCTGTTGCTATGAGCATTCTCATTTTAACCACTTCATGTGTTGTAAAACTCATTCATTGGTTATTTACCAGAAAAATTATGGCAAGAAGTCAGCAATGGCGTGAAAGCGCTCACTAA
- a CDS encoding TIGR03364 family FAD-dependent oxidoreductase: protein MNNAQFDLIVVGAGILGLSAAIQAQEQGLKVCIFEKNAKPVGATRRNFGMVGTSTLTHPEQQWRKYALETRSFYQRIQTETDISFAQRQGVYLANTALEWQVLNEFAERANNYQIPVHLFSHEELVTQFSYLNPSQQFQGGLVFEEDYSVEPHVVGQRLLAYAERKGVKIYTNACVVQTQYQHEICQVRFASGEAYRANKVLICHGEIIDVLYPDLLQSLNLKRCGLQMALTQRFHQKLNASLYSGLSISRYPAFEICPSHAELVKASQQGFIKEFGIHILIKQNEFGELIVGDSHEYHSINEAPQFEQREEINEFIQAYCHEKLGLNLPPIQKRWNGYYLTHEHELACVTEAEKNIFLVSAIAGKGMTTGAGFMKEILEQNIY, encoded by the coding sequence ATGAATAATGCACAGTTTGATTTAATTGTTGTCGGAGCCGGTATTTTAGGTTTGTCCGCTGCAATACAGGCACAAGAACAAGGCTTGAAAGTTTGCATCTTCGAGAAAAATGCCAAGCCTGTGGGCGCAACTCGCCGTAATTTCGGCATGGTCGGAACATCGACCTTAACCCATCCAGAGCAACAGTGGCGAAAGTACGCGCTTGAAACGCGTTCTTTTTATCAGCGTATTCAAACTGAAACCGATATTTCGTTTGCTCAACGCCAAGGTGTCTATCTGGCAAACACGGCACTTGAATGGCAGGTTTTAAATGAGTTTGCCGAGCGTGCAAATAATTACCAAATTCCAGTTCATTTGTTTAGCCATGAGGAATTGGTCACCCAATTTTCTTATTTAAATCCTTCGCAGCAGTTTCAAGGCGGTTTGGTTTTTGAAGAAGATTATTCGGTCGAACCGCATGTGGTTGGGCAGCGACTATTGGCATATGCCGAAAGAAAAGGCGTAAAGATTTATACCAATGCTTGTGTCGTTCAAACCCAATATCAACATGAAATTTGTCAGGTTCGCTTTGCAAGTGGCGAGGCATATCGGGCAAATAAAGTTTTGATCTGCCACGGTGAAATCATCGATGTTTTATATCCGGATCTCTTACAAAGCTTGAATCTGAAACGCTGTGGCTTACAAATGGCCCTGACTCAACGGTTTCACCAAAAATTAAATGCTTCTCTTTATTCAGGCTTATCTATTTCACGTTATCCGGCTTTTGAAATTTGCCCAAGTCATGCCGAGCTGGTTAAAGCGTCACAACAGGGTTTCATTAAAGAATTCGGTATTCATATTCTGATTAAACAAAACGAATTTGGCGAACTGATCGTAGGCGATAGTCATGAATATCATTCGATTAATGAAGCGCCTCAGTTCGAGCAGCGTGAAGAGATTAATGAATTTATCCAAGCTTACTGCCATGAAAAACTAGGGCTGAATTTACCTCCAATTCAAAAACGTTGGAATGGTTATTACCTGACCCATGAACATGAGTTGGCCTGTGTCACTGAAGCTGAAAAAAATATCTTTCTGGTGAGTGCGATTGCTGGCAAAGGCATGACTACAGGGGCTGGCTTTATGAAAGAAATATTAGAACAAAATATTTACTAG
- the phnW gene encoding 2-aminoethylphosphonate--pyruvate transaminase — protein MYIEMNAKEMSNIMNMQPQLDMDLENKYLLLTPGPLSTSATVRRAMQKDWCTWDQEYNSLVQDIRSRLVNLATSQPEKYTAVLMQGSGSFAVESVLGSAIPRDGKILIINNGAYGARMVQMARCLNIEVVELNYLETQTPDLQEIERVLEDKTISHVACVHCETTTGILNPIQDIGRLVKAAGKIWIVDAMSSFGGVPMDMAELEIDFLISSANKCIQGVPGFGFILAKRDCLEACKGLARSVSLDLYDQWNTMEQHNGKWRFTSPTHVVRAFYQALLELETEGGVAARYQRYLQNQQTLSKGMQQLGFELVLGEECPQSPIITTFLYPTAEKFSFQSFYETLKKSGYVIYPGKVTDLNCFRIGNIGEVYIQDIEGLLAAIASYCENHLNQAVTA, from the coding sequence ATGTATATTGAAATGAACGCGAAAGAAATGAGTAACATTATGAACATGCAACCCCAACTCGATATGGATTTAGAGAACAAGTATTTGCTTCTTACTCCAGGACCATTATCAACATCGGCAACAGTACGCCGTGCAATGCAAAAAGACTGGTGTACTTGGGACCAAGAATACAACTCACTGGTACAAGATATCCGCTCTCGTCTAGTCAACTTGGCGACCAGTCAACCTGAAAAATATACGGCTGTGTTAATGCAAGGCAGTGGAAGTTTTGCTGTGGAGTCTGTACTTGGTTCAGCTATTCCGCGTGATGGCAAAATCTTGATCATTAATAACGGCGCATATGGTGCACGTATGGTGCAAATGGCGCGTTGCTTAAATATTGAAGTTGTAGAGCTGAACTATTTAGAAACTCAAACACCAGATTTACAAGAGATTGAGCGCGTTTTAGAAGATAAAACCATTAGCCATGTTGCTTGTGTGCACTGTGAAACCACCACTGGTATTTTAAATCCGATTCAAGACATTGGCCGTTTAGTTAAAGCAGCAGGAAAAATCTGGATTGTGGATGCCATGAGTTCATTTGGTGGAGTACCTATGGATATGGCTGAGCTTGAAATTGATTTTCTAATTTCAAGTGCAAATAAATGTATTCAAGGTGTTCCGGGCTTTGGCTTTATTTTGGCAAAGCGTGATTGCCTAGAAGCATGTAAAGGCTTGGCACGTTCGGTCAGTCTCGATTTGTATGACCAGTGGAATACGATGGAGCAGCATAACGGTAAATGGCGTTTTACCTCGCCAACCCATGTGGTACGTGCATTTTATCAAGCATTACTTGAGCTTGAGACAGAAGGCGGTGTTGCTGCACGTTATCAACGTTATTTACAAAACCAACAAACCTTATCTAAAGGTATGCAACAACTTGGCTTTGAATTGGTGCTCGGTGAAGAGTGCCCACAATCACCCATCATTACCACTTTTCTTTACCCAACAGCCGAGAAATTTAGCTTTCAGTCATTCTATGAAACGCTAAAAAAATCAGGCTATGTAATTTATCCGGGCAAAGTCACAGATCTCAACTGCTTCCGTATAGGCAATATTGGCGAAGTTTATATTCAAGATATTGAAGGGCTTCTTGCTGCAATTGCGAGCTACTGCGAAAACCACCTAAACCAAGCTGTAACAGCATAA
- the phnX gene encoding phosphonoacetaldehyde hydrolase, whose protein sequence is MTTNNTQIQAVVFDWAGTTVDFGSRAPILAFMALFKDNKVEITVEEARAPMGLEKRDHIAAVLKMPRVAAAWQEVYGQAATEADIDRLYKDFIPYQLNSIPKCSALIPGALETFENIKKRGAKIGSNTGYASMMIGRLVKDAADQGYRPDCIVTASDVKYGRPYPEMLWKNLIQLDVSDIKTVVKVDDTVVGIDEGLNAGCWTVGLAISGNEVGLSYEEWSALSADEQIVLKDKAYQKMNASGAHYVIDSVADLPNVLDDIERRLGQGERP, encoded by the coding sequence ATGACAACCAACAACACACAAATTCAGGCTGTGGTTTTTGACTGGGCTGGTACAACAGTAGATTTTGGCTCACGCGCACCAATTTTAGCTTTTATGGCTTTATTTAAAGACAATAAAGTTGAAATTACGGTTGAAGAAGCGCGTGCCCCAATGGGGTTAGAAAAACGTGACCATATTGCAGCTGTTTTAAAAATGCCGCGTGTAGCAGCGGCATGGCAGGAAGTATACGGGCAGGCGGCAACTGAAGCAGATATTGACCGTTTATATAAAGACTTTATTCCGTACCAGTTAAATTCTATTCCGAAATGTTCTGCTTTAATTCCGGGTGCATTGGAAACGTTTGAAAATATTAAAAAGCGTGGTGCAAAAATTGGTAGTAATACGGGCTATGCATCCATGATGATTGGTCGTTTGGTTAAAGATGCTGCCGATCAGGGCTACCGTCCAGACTGTATCGTTACTGCCAGTGACGTGAAATATGGCCGTCCATATCCTGAAATGTTATGGAAGAACTTAATTCAACTCGACGTATCGGACATCAAAACTGTTGTAAAAGTAGATGATACCGTGGTGGGTATCGATGAAGGTTTAAATGCTGGATGCTGGACCGTCGGACTTGCGATTAGTGGCAATGAAGTCGGTTTAAGCTATGAAGAGTGGAGTGCATTATCGGCCGATGAACAGATTGTTCTAAAAGATAAGGCATACCAAAAAATGAATGCGTCGGGCGCTCACTATGTGATTGATAGTGTCGCTGATTTGCCAAATGTACTCGATGATATTGAACGCCGTTTGGGGCAGGGTGAACGACCTTAA
- a CDS encoding MFS transporter, which produces MATNYKEGLSRIQPHTWKIAFIFAFLALLVDGADLMLLSYSLNSIKADFGLSSVQAGMLGSFTLAGMAVGGIFGGWACDKFGRVRIVVISILTFSLLTCGLGFTQSFLQFGILRFFASLGLGSLYIACNTLMAEYVPTRYRTTVLGTLQAGWTVGYIVATLLAGWIIPDHGWRMLFYVAIIPVIIAVLMHVLVPEPEAWQKSRLQQPVMAQNASKTSAFKLIFQDKRNRNMFILWALTAGFLQFGYYGVNNWMPSYLESELGMKFKEMTAYMVGTYTAMILGKVLAGMMADKLGRRFTYAFGAIGTAIFLPLIVFYNSPSNILYLLVTFGFLYGIPYGVNATYMTESFATAIRGTAIGGAYNVGRLGAALAPATIGFLASGGSIGLGFVVMGAAYLICGVIPALFIKEKIYDPQKS; this is translated from the coding sequence ATGGCTACAAATTACAAAGAAGGTCTTTCTCGTATACAGCCTCATACGTGGAAAATAGCATTTATTTTTGCATTTCTAGCACTATTGGTAGATGGTGCAGATTTGATGCTGCTGTCTTATAGCTTAAATAGTATTAAGGCAGATTTTGGATTAAGTTCAGTACAAGCAGGTATGCTTGGCAGTTTTACATTAGCAGGTATGGCTGTTGGTGGAATTTTTGGGGGATGGGCGTGCGATAAATTTGGTCGTGTGCGCATTGTTGTTATTTCTATTTTAACTTTCTCACTCCTCACCTGTGGCTTAGGTTTCACTCAAAGCTTTCTTCAGTTTGGTATTTTAAGATTTTTTGCATCACTGGGTTTGGGTTCACTTTATATTGCCTGTAATACCCTCATGGCCGAATATGTCCCAACCCGTTATCGCACCACAGTACTTGGAACCTTACAAGCTGGCTGGACCGTCGGCTATATTGTTGCGACCTTGCTTGCAGGCTGGATTATTCCTGATCATGGCTGGCGCATGTTGTTTTATGTTGCGATTATTCCGGTCATTATTGCTGTTCTCATGCATGTGCTTGTACCAGAACCAGAAGCATGGCAAAAGTCTCGACTACAACAACCAGTCATGGCTCAAAACGCATCGAAAACCTCGGCATTTAAGCTTATTTTCCAAGATAAACGAAACCGTAATATGTTTATCTTATGGGCTTTAACAGCTGGCTTCTTACAGTTTGGCTATTATGGCGTAAATAACTGGATGCCGTCATATCTAGAAAGTGAACTCGGTATGAAGTTTAAGGAAATGACCGCCTATATGGTAGGTACATATACCGCTATGATTTTAGGTAAAGTTCTTGCGGGCATGATGGCCGATAAATTAGGACGTCGTTTTACTTATGCCTTTGGTGCAATCGGCACTGCTATTTTCTTACCTCTGATTGTCTTTTATAACTCGCCAAGCAACATTCTATATTTACTGGTGACCTTTGGTTTCCTCTACGGCATCCCGTATGGCGTAAATGCAACCTACATGACCGAAAGCTTTGCGACAGCCATTCGCGGTACAGCCATTGGTGGTGCTTATAACGTCGGACGTTTAGGCGCTGCATTAGCCCCTGCAACGATTGGTTTCTTAGCCTCTGGCGGCTCAATTGGGTTAGGCTTTGTCGTCATGGGCGCTGCCTACCTCATTTGTGGTGTGATACCAGCCCTATTCATTAAAGAAAAAATATACGACCCTCAAAAGTCGTAA